The nucleotide window GCGGGAAGCCAGCAGAGCATAGTCGGGATGTTTGGTCGTAAGGGAGGCTGCGGTTTCAGCAGCCAGGTTGTCCAGTTCTGAGGTGGTAACGCCATCATATAAACCCTGAATTACTTTCTTGGCTACATCGATCGCGTCTACATATTCCGTATTAAAACCATAGCACAGTTTTTCAATACGGGCGGTGATCTTGTCGAATTTCACCGCTTCTTTTCTTCCATCTCTCTTGATTACGAACATGGGTTTGTGAATTTAAGAGGTTAGATAAATAATTTGGTTATTTGATCATTTAGTCATTTCAATATTTAAATAACTAAATGATCAAATGAAATAATTAGAAGTCTTCTTCCAGGCTGAAGGTCTGAGCATCTTTGGTACCGCCCATCACACCTGACTTCTGGTAATCTCCCACACGTTTCTCAAAGAAATTGGTCTTACCCTGTAATGAAATCATTTCCATGAAATCAAAAGGATTGGCCGAGTTGTATATCTTGGTGTAACCCAGCTCAGAGAGCCATCTGTCTGCCACAAACTCGATGTATTGTGCCATCAGATCAGCATTCATACCGATCAGGTTTACTGGTAAAGCTTCAGTGATAAATTCCTTTTCATAGGATACCGCATCACGGATGATGGTATGTACCTGTTCTTCAGACAGTTTATTTTCCAGCATGCTATAGAGCAGGCAGGCAAATTCACAGTGCAGACCTTCATCACGGCTGATCAGCTCATTGGAGAAAGTCAGACCTGGCATCAATCCTCTTTTCTTCAGCCAGAAAATAGAACAGAAACTGCCGCTGAAGAAAATGCCTTCTACCGCTGCAAAGGCCACCAGGCGCTCTGCAAAGGAGCCGTTCTCAATCCAGCGCAGCGCCCACTCTGCTTTTTTCTTCACAGCAGGCACCGTGTCGATGGCATGAAATAACCGGTCTTTTTCAGCCGGATCTTTTATATAGGTATCTATCAGCAACGCGTATGTCTCAGAGTGGATATTCTCCATCATGATCTGGAAACCATAAAAGCAACGTGCTTCAGGTATCTGTACTTCGCTCATAAAGTTCACTGCCAGGTTTTCATTCACAATACCATCGCTGGCAGCAAA belongs to Chitinophaga sp. HK235 and includes:
- a CDS encoding ribonucleoside-diphosphate reductase small subunit, giving the protein MSNENEILLKENKDRFVLLPIKYPTIWEHYKKHEASFWTAEEIDLSADLKDWAGMNDGERHFISHVLAFFAASDGIVNENLAVNFMSEVQIPEARCFYGFQIMMENIHSETYALLIDTYIKDPAEKDRLFHAIDTVPAVKKKAEWALRWIENGSFAERLVAFAAVEGIFFSGSFCSIFWLKKRGLMPGLTFSNELISRDEGLHCEFACLLYSMLENKLSEEQVHTIIRDAVSYEKEFITEALPVNLIGMNADLMAQYIEFVADRWLSELGYTKIYNSANPFDFMEMISLQGKTNFFEKRVGDYQKSGVMGGTKDAQTFSLEEDF